One region of Halomicrobium sp. LC1Hm genomic DNA includes:
- a CDS encoding coiled-coil protein, translating to MVDSIDQSKNVELTEDDLENKSKGELIKLAGQLRDRRNELNQMASERASDRDDLNAKTREKVDEAQEHREKRDELNEQVQEHKESRNELNAEANELFDKVEDLKNEMELDEGKSIEELESEIEDLEFKQQTEVLSSEDERELIEKIEEKRDKLASKKEKLDQTEDLDGLKEEAEEVRSEASQHHQKVTELADEAQKHHNEMIEAYREADDIRDEADEMHEKFVEAQEAADQHHEDFVRVQKRLRELDKKEEAEERSAREEKQEAAREEAEEIYQKFKEGETLDTEDLMKLQKAGKL from the coding sequence ATGGTAGATTCGATAGATCAATCGAAGAACGTAGAACTCACAGAAGACGATCTCGAAAACAAGTCCAAAGGCGAGCTCATCAAGCTCGCGGGACAGCTTCGAGACCGACGAAACGAACTCAACCAGATGGCGTCCGAGCGCGCGTCCGACCGGGACGACCTCAACGCCAAGACGCGTGAGAAGGTCGACGAGGCCCAGGAACACCGCGAGAAGCGCGACGAGCTCAACGAGCAGGTTCAGGAACACAAAGAGAGCCGCAACGAGCTCAACGCCGAGGCCAACGAGCTGTTCGACAAGGTCGAGGACCTCAAAAACGAGATGGAGCTGGACGAGGGCAAGTCCATCGAGGAGCTCGAATCCGAGATTGAGGACCTCGAATTCAAACAGCAGACGGAAGTCCTCTCCAGCGAGGACGAGCGCGAACTCATCGAGAAGATCGAGGAGAAGCGCGACAAGCTCGCCAGCAAGAAAGAGAAGCTCGACCAGACCGAGGACCTCGACGGCCTCAAAGAGGAAGCCGAGGAGGTCCGCTCGGAGGCCAGCCAGCACCACCAGAAGGTGACCGAGCTCGCCGACGAGGCCCAGAAGCACCACAACGAGATGATCGAGGCCTATCGCGAGGCCGACGACATCCGTGACGAGGCCGACGAGATGCACGAAAAGTTCGTGGAGGCCCAGGAGGCGGCCGACCAGCACCACGAGGACTTCGTGCGCGTCCAGAAGCGCCTGCGCGAACTGGACAAGAAAGAGGAAGCCGAGGAACGCTCGGCTCGCGAGGAAAAGCAGGAGGCCGCCCGCGAGGAGGCCGAAGAGATCTACCAGAAGTTCAAGGAAGGCGAGACTCTCGACACCGAGGACCTGATGAAGCTGCAGAAGGCCGGCAAGCTGTAA
- a CDS encoding DUF371 domain-containing protein — protein MDEVVHAHGHEHVSAEHESTLEVTSDDFLTPAGDCILGIEADRVPSEFDPDFVAACQDGDATITMTIEAGGNTDTVTGSGHPDLTFESDRSHVCRTSDYVDDRTVMVEADAAATDLDRGLVAALADGADATITFAVETP, from the coding sequence ATGGACGAAGTCGTTCACGCACACGGCCACGAGCACGTCAGCGCCGAACACGAGAGTACGCTGGAAGTGACCAGCGACGACTTCCTCACGCCCGCCGGGGACTGTATCCTCGGTATCGAGGCCGATCGGGTCCCGTCCGAGTTCGACCCCGACTTCGTCGCGGCCTGCCAGGACGGCGACGCGACGATCACGATGACGATCGAAGCCGGCGGGAACACCGACACCGTCACCGGCAGCGGCCACCCCGACCTGACCTTCGAGAGCGACCGGAGCCACGTCTGTCGGACCAGCGACTACGTCGACGACCGGACCGTGATGGTCGAGGCCGACGCCGCGGCGACCGACCTCGATCGGGGACTCGTCGCTGCGCTCGCGGACGGTGCCGACGCGACGATCACGTTCGCCGTCGAGACGCCCTGA
- a CDS encoding 2-oxoacid:ferredoxin oxidoreductase subunit beta, whose translation MSSDIRFTDFKSDKQPTWCPGCGDFGTMNGMMKALAETGNDPDNTFVVAGIGCSGKIGTYMHSYALHGVHGRALPVGIGVKLANPDLEVMVAGGDGDGYSIGAGHFIHAVRRNVDMTYVVMDNRIYGLTKGQASPTSREDFETSTSPDGPNQPPVNPKALALSAGATFIAQSFSSNSQRHAQLVQEAIEHDGFGFVNVYSPCVTFNDVDTYDYFRDTIQDLEETDHDETDADQAKDKILDGDKEYMGVLYRDDDSVPFDEREGFDQNMSEIPDGAPEGAMDLVREFY comes from the coding sequence ATGAGCTCAGACATTCGCTTTACCGACTTCAAGTCCGACAAGCAACCGACCTGGTGTCCCGGCTGCGGTGACTTCGGCACCATGAACGGCATGATGAAGGCGCTGGCCGAAACGGGCAACGACCCCGACAACACCTTCGTCGTGGCCGGTATCGGCTGTTCGGGCAAGATCGGAACGTACATGCACAGCTACGCGCTCCACGGCGTCCACGGACGCGCGCTCCCGGTCGGTATCGGCGTCAAGCTCGCCAACCCCGACCTCGAAGTGATGGTCGCCGGCGGCGACGGCGACGGCTACTCCATCGGTGCCGGCCACTTCATCCACGCCGTCCGCCGGAACGTCGACATGACCTACGTGGTCATGGACAACCGTATCTACGGACTCACCAAGGGCCAGGCCTCGCCGACCTCGCGCGAGGACTTCGAGACCTCGACCTCGCCAGACGGTCCGAACCAGCCCCCGGTCAACCCCAAGGCCCTCGCGCTCTCGGCGGGCGCGACGTTCATCGCTCAGTCGTTCTCTTCGAACTCCCAGCGCCACGCCCAGCTGGTCCAGGAAGCGATCGAACACGACGGCTTCGGCTTCGTCAACGTCTACTCGCCGTGTGTGACGTTCAACGACGTCGACACCTACGACTACTTCCGCGACACCATTCAGGACTTGGAGGAGACCGACCACGACGAGACCGACGCCGATCAGGCCAAAGACAAGATCCTCGACGGCGACAAGGAGTACATGGGCGTGCTCTACCGCGACGACGACTCCGTGCCCTTCGACGAACGCGAAGGGTTCGACCAGAACATGAGTGAGATCCCCGACGGCGCACCAGAGGGAGCGATGGATCTCGTTCGAGAGTTCTACTAA
- a CDS encoding HD domain-containing protein yields MGVEIRESPVSDAEFEAMRDFVHDYLAASVENEEEGGRMRWYPWHSAEYRFNHILNVVDLAVEIAREEGANVDVTRVAALFHDIAKLEAEQDVHAEVGATIAREYLLSHGDYPDSFVEQVCSAVRDHSYQDDLTDLPLETQCLIEADVLDKVGANGTALMLLRMGYESRSHMDAAEMVGRVIERGEDARQRIESETAEAIVHRRLKRAKWFQEWLEMEVAEMDDDSLVGDVATGVGSDD; encoded by the coding sequence GTGGGCGTCGAAATCCGTGAATCACCGGTTTCGGACGCCGAGTTCGAGGCGATGCGGGACTTCGTCCACGACTATCTCGCCGCGAGCGTCGAGAACGAAGAAGAAGGCGGCCGAATGCGGTGGTACCCGTGGCACTCCGCGGAGTATCGCTTCAACCACATCCTGAACGTCGTCGATCTCGCCGTCGAGATCGCACGCGAGGAAGGGGCGAACGTCGACGTGACCCGCGTGGCGGCGCTGTTTCACGACATCGCGAAGCTGGAGGCCGAGCAGGACGTCCACGCGGAGGTCGGCGCGACGATCGCCCGCGAGTACCTGCTGAGCCACGGCGACTATCCCGATTCGTTCGTCGAGCAGGTGTGTAGCGCCGTCCGAGACCACTCCTACCAGGACGATCTGACCGACCTCCCGCTGGAGACCCAGTGTCTCATCGAGGCCGACGTACTCGACAAGGTCGGTGCCAACGGGACGGCGTTGATGCTCCTGCGGATGGGCTACGAGTCGCGTTCGCACATGGACGCCGCCGAGATGGTCGGCCGCGTGATCGAACGCGGCGAGGACGCTCGCCAGCGCATCGAGAGCGAGACCGCGGAAGCGATCGTCCACCGCCGTCTCAAACGGGCCAAGTGGTTCCAGGAGTGGCTGGAGATGGAAGTCGCCGAGATGGACGACGACTCGCTCGTCGGCGACGTGGCGACCGGCGTCGGCAGCGACGACTAG
- a CDS encoding hydrolase: MSLEWSAGAVDPGGGPPSAETWQPIDVPGRPTEFVDAEAVAYRATFEDPRDPTEAHAVLVLEGVYAHASVWLDGELIAEHDAYFEPLRVSLPVTEDNELVVECRRPDDRFGGIYDTDRVPTASSVPGIWWDARIETHPDPYVADVNVAPRVDGESASVAVEATVVTDEPLDDRLTLSLRPTGEVRGGGMMNRARVDTDAGRATVDHEIDVRDPSLWWPHDVGSQPRYAVRAKLADDERTVETGLRSVSYDESGLLVNGQRVPARGVTLVDGTVEDVRRAVDANANLVRAHAHALSPAVYEACDEQGVLVWQDLPLTGPGEFDADRAASLLERLVWSRRRHPSLAAISVHDGPVADYADGLGSGLLDRVRFRWRAWRADYDGAPAERAADGVTEVPTFPVVGPAGIDPDAATMYPGWTFGEARDAEWLCDRYGLGTVVAAFGAGALADGDEATDFEGERHAARVDGGVADSEATQASVVGTVAETLRRRDADVLAVDTLRDADGAGMGVLAEDGTPKAAFERLQSAYEPTQVLLSDPTPGDSEVVLVHDRPTGGLATVEWDVDGEREQTEVEIEAYGRQTVTTIAPPAGSEVTLAVAIDDVVARNRYTL, encoded by the coding sequence ATGTCGCTGGAGTGGAGCGCTGGGGCGGTCGATCCGGGGGGAGGTCCGCCGTCAGCCGAGACCTGGCAGCCGATCGACGTGCCCGGGCGACCGACCGAGTTCGTCGACGCCGAGGCCGTTGCCTACCGGGCGACGTTCGAGGACCCGCGAGATCCGACGGAAGCACACGCCGTCCTCGTTCTCGAAGGCGTGTACGCACACGCGAGCGTGTGGCTCGACGGCGAACTGATCGCGGAACACGACGCGTACTTCGAGCCACTCCGAGTGTCCTTGCCCGTCACCGAGGACAACGAACTGGTCGTCGAGTGTCGCCGTCCCGACGATCGGTTCGGCGGAATCTACGACACCGACCGCGTTCCGACCGCCTCGTCCGTACCGGGCATCTGGTGGGACGCACGCATCGAGACCCACCCGGACCCGTACGTCGCCGACGTGAACGTCGCGCCCCGCGTCGACGGAGAGTCGGCCTCGGTCGCGGTCGAGGCGACGGTCGTCACCGACGAACCGCTCGACGATCGGCTGACACTCTCCTTGCGACCGACCGGCGAGGTTCGGGGCGGGGGAATGATGAACAGAGCGCGGGTCGACACCGACGCCGGCCGAGCCACGGTCGACCACGAGATCGACGTACGGGACCCCTCGCTGTGGTGGCCCCACGACGTGGGGAGCCAGCCGCGATACGCCGTCCGGGCGAAGCTGGCCGACGACGAGCGGACGGTCGAGACCGGGCTGCGATCGGTGTCGTACGACGAGTCGGGACTGCTCGTCAACGGACAGCGCGTCCCGGCGCGGGGCGTCACTCTTGTCGACGGGACGGTCGAAGACGTTCGGCGGGCGGTCGACGCGAACGCGAACCTCGTTCGAGCCCACGCCCACGCGCTCTCGCCCGCGGTGTACGAGGCCTGTGACGAGCAGGGCGTGCTCGTCTGGCAGGACCTCCCGCTGACCGGACCCGGCGAATTCGACGCCGACCGCGCCGCGAGTCTGCTGGAACGGCTCGTGTGGTCGCGCCGTCGGCACCCGAGCCTCGCGGCGATCAGCGTCCACGACGGGCCGGTCGCCGACTACGCCGACGGGCTGGGCTCGGGACTGCTCGACCGCGTTCGGTTCCGCTGGCGGGCGTGGCGGGCCGACTACGACGGTGCGCCCGCTGAGCGGGCGGCCGACGGTGTCACCGAGGTCCCGACGTTCCCCGTCGTCGGGCCGGCGGGCATCGATCCCGACGCGGCCACGATGTATCCCGGCTGGACGTTCGGCGAGGCCCGCGACGCCGAGTGGCTCTGTGATCGCTACGGGCTCGGCACCGTGGTCGCGGCGTTCGGTGCCGGGGCGCTCGCAGACGGCGACGAAGCCACCGACTTCGAGGGCGAACGCCACGCGGCCCGCGTCGACGGCGGTGTCGCCGACTCCGAGGCGACCCAGGCAAGCGTCGTCGGGACCGTCGCCGAGACGCTCCGCCGACGCGACGCCGACGTACTCGCCGTCGACACGCTCCGCGACGCCGACGGGGCCGGCATGGGCGTCCTCGCCGAGGACGGGACGCCCAAAGCCGCCTTCGAGCGACTCCAGAGCGCCTACGAACCCACACAGGTCCTGCTGTCCGACCCGACGCCGGGCGACAGCGAGGTGGTACTGGTCCACGACCGGCCGACCGGCGGTCTCGCGACGGTCGAGTGGGACGTAGACGGCGAGAGAGAACAGACCGAAGTCGAGATCGAGGCCTACGGTCGCCAGACGGTGACGACGATCGCGCCGCCGGCCGGCTCGGAGGTGACCCTCGCAGTCGCGATCGACGACGTGGTCGCACGGAACCGGTACACGCTTTAA
- a CDS encoding Rieske (2Fe-2S) protein: protein MDADRRIVDTEAVPDDGTVLFTIVDGSERSEGILLRLSDGIVAFENYCPHWRDVRLDKGSGATLRGAELVCEKHGATFETDTGYCNFGPCEGATLSEVDVTVADGGVYLTEDGCEFGGLGPADDGDLSSGSRIGFSGN from the coding sequence ATGGACGCCGACCGACGTATCGTCGACACCGAGGCCGTTCCCGACGACGGCACCGTGCTGTTCACCATCGTCGACGGGAGCGAACGGAGCGAGGGGATCTTACTGCGACTGTCCGACGGCATCGTCGCCTTCGAGAACTACTGCCCACACTGGCGAGACGTGCGTCTCGACAAGGGTTCGGGGGCGACGCTACGGGGAGCCGAACTCGTCTGTGAGAAACACGGCGCGACCTTCGAGACCGACACGGGATACTGTAATTTCGGGCCCTGTGAGGGCGCGACACTCAGCGAGGTCGACGTGACCGTCGCGGACGGCGGCGTCTACCTCACCGAAGACGGCTGCGAGTTCGGCGGACTGGGGCCGGCCGACGACGGTGACCTGTCCTCGGGGAGTCGGATCGGCTTCTCGGGGAACTGA
- a CDS encoding 2-oxoacid:acceptor oxidoreductase subunit alpha yields the protein MPEDLNWAIGGEAGDGIDSTGKIFAQALSRAGRHVFTSKDFASRIRGGYTAYKVRTAVDRVESVVDRLDVLIALTERTIDENMNELHEGSVIIYDGERTTMQNVEIPDEMIGLEVPLKRLAEEAGGAIMANVVALGAACEVTGFPIENLDESLEKRFGDKGEAIVENNKKAARAGQEFVQAEYDHDYGYSLETTDNDYVLLNGDEAIGMGAIAAGCRFYSGYPITPATDVMEYMTGRVDQFGGKVVQAEDELAAINMALGAARAGARAMTATSGPGIDLMTETFGLVATTETPLVICDVMRSGPSTGMPTKQEQGDLNMALYGGHGEIPRFVVTPTNISECFWKTVEAFNLAEKYQTPVFLVSDLALAVTEQTFAPETFDMDEVEIERGKVVDEDDIDGWQNEKEQFQPHFPSADGVSPRTFPGTSGGAHMTTGLEHDALGRRTEDTEVREEQVEKRERKVETAREQEDWDYREFGDPDADTLVVSWGSNEGAMREGLEMLADEGLDVRFISVPYIFPRPDLSEEIEAAEQTIVVECNATGQFADVIEHDVLERVDRVNKYDGVRFKADELAEEIKDAVAEETEVSA from the coding sequence ATGCCCGAAGACCTCAACTGGGCCATCGGCGGCGAAGCCGGCGATGGAATCGACTCTACCGGGAAGATCTTCGCCCAGGCACTCTCACGGGCAGGTCGACACGTCTTCACGTCCAAGGACTTCGCGTCGCGTATCCGCGGTGGGTACACGGCCTACAAGGTCCGGACGGCTGTCGACCGCGTCGAGAGTGTCGTCGACAGACTGGACGTACTCATCGCACTGACAGAACGTACCATCGACGAGAACATGAACGAGCTCCACGAGGGCTCGGTCATCATCTACGACGGGGAGCGGACGACGATGCAGAACGTCGAGATCCCCGACGAGATGATCGGTCTCGAAGTGCCGCTCAAGCGACTCGCCGAGGAGGCCGGCGGCGCGATCATGGCCAACGTCGTCGCGCTCGGTGCCGCCTGTGAAGTGACCGGCTTCCCCATCGAGAACTTAGACGAGTCCCTGGAGAAGCGCTTCGGCGACAAGGGCGAGGCGATCGTCGAGAACAACAAGAAGGCTGCCCGCGCCGGCCAGGAGTTCGTCCAGGCGGAGTACGACCACGACTACGGCTACTCGCTGGAGACGACGGACAACGACTACGTGCTTCTCAACGGCGACGAAGCGATCGGCATGGGCGCGATCGCCGCCGGCTGTCGGTTCTACTCCGGCTACCCGATCACGCCCGCGACGGACGTGATGGAGTACATGACCGGGCGTGTCGACCAGTTCGGTGGCAAGGTCGTCCAGGCCGAGGACGAACTCGCCGCGATCAACATGGCGCTTGGCGCTGCCCGTGCCGGCGCACGCGCGATGACGGCCACGTCCGGCCCCGGGATCGACCTGATGACCGAGACCTTCGGGCTCGTCGCGACCACCGAGACGCCGCTGGTGATCTGTGACGTGATGCGTTCCGGTCCCTCGACGGGGATGCCGACCAAGCAGGAACAGGGCGACCTCAACATGGCGCTGTACGGCGGCCACGGCGAGATTCCGCGGTTCGTCGTCACGCCGACGAACATCTCGGAGTGTTTCTGGAAGACCGTCGAGGCGTTCAACCTCGCCGAGAAGTACCAGACGCCGGTCTTCCTCGTGTCCGACCTCGCGCTGGCGGTGACCGAACAGACGTTCGCACCCGAGACCTTCGACATGGACGAGGTCGAGATCGAGCGCGGGAAGGTCGTCGACGAGGACGACATCGACGGCTGGCAAAACGAGAAGGAGCAGTTCCAGCCACACTTCCCCAGCGCCGACGGCGTCTCGCCGCGGACGTTCCCCGGGACGAGTGGCGGCGCACACATGACGACCGGCCTCGAACACGACGCGCTCGGTCGCCGGACCGAAGACACCGAGGTCCGCGAGGAACAGGTCGAGAAGCGCGAACGCAAGGTCGAGACCGCCCGCGAACAGGAAGACTGGGACTATCGCGAGTTCGGCGATCCCGACGCCGACACGCTGGTCGTCTCGTGGGGCTCGAACGAGGGCGCGATGCGCGAAGGACTGGAGATGCTCGCCGACGAGGGCCTCGACGTGCGCTTCATCTCGGTGCCCTACATCTTCCCGCGGCCCGACCTCAGCGAGGAGATCGAGGCCGCAGAGCAGACGATCGTCGTCGAGTGTAACGCCACCGGGCAGTTCGCCGACGTGATCGAACACGACGTGCTCGAACGCGTCGACCGCGTCAACAAGTACGACGGCGTCCGCTTCAAGGCCGACGAACTGGCCGAAGAGATCAAAGACGCCGTCGCCGAGGAGACAGAGGTGTCAGCATGA
- a CDS encoding FAD-dependent oxidoreductase: protein MDDTDCRVAAVRAVGPDTVAIDIETPADFSARPGQFVKLTFEVDGETEPRFYTISSPEVTETFEITVGIDPDGTVGPLLGDLTAGDTVTVAGPFGSDYYEDESRAVVLAGGPGVGPAVGIAERALAEGNDAAIVYRDDDPVHEERLATLDDAGAVVRLLDADEDLTDATAAALEDGGQLFVYGFADFIDAATAAVEDAGWTTDDAKIENFG, encoded by the coding sequence ATGGACGACACCGACTGTCGCGTCGCGGCCGTCCGAGCGGTCGGCCCCGACACGGTGGCGATCGACATCGAGACGCCAGCGGACTTCTCGGCTCGACCGGGACAGTTCGTCAAGCTCACCTTCGAAGTCGACGGCGAGACCGAACCGCGATTCTACACGATCTCCTCGCCCGAGGTGACCGAGACGTTCGAGATCACGGTCGGGATCGATCCCGACGGAACCGTCGGACCGCTGCTTGGCGATCTGACGGCCGGCGACACCGTCACCGTGGCCGGTCCCTTCGGCAGCGACTACTACGAGGACGAGTCACGAGCGGTCGTGCTGGCCGGCGGTCCCGGTGTCGGCCCCGCCGTCGGGATCGCCGAGCGTGCGCTGGCCGAAGGCAACGACGCGGCGATCGTCTACCGGGACGACGACCCGGTCCACGAGGAGCGACTGGCGACACTCGACGACGCCGGTGCCGTCGTGCGGCTCCTGGACGCCGACGAAGACCTGACCGACGCCACCGCCGCGGCGCTCGAAGACGGCGGCCAGCTGTTCGTCTATGGGTTCGCCGACTTCATCGACGCGGCGACGGCCGCCGTCGAGGATGCCGGCTGGACGACCGACGACGCCAAGATCGAGAACTTCGGGTAG
- a CDS encoding DUF5615 family PIN-like protein: MPDLLLDVMCGKLATYLRMCGYDAAYALDRDIAPDAPDEALLALARREGRRIVTRDRDLASRSPDAILLDGRTIETQLSALSAAGFELAVDDEPAYCGDCNGRLDAVDADHSTPDDAPEPDETNVWRCRACGQHFWQGSHWDDVAETIAGIED, encoded by the coding sequence ATGCCCGATCTCCTGCTCGACGTGATGTGTGGAAAGCTCGCGACGTACCTGCGGATGTGTGGCTACGACGCCGCCTACGCGCTCGACCGGGACATCGCCCCGGACGCGCCGGACGAGGCGCTCCTCGCGCTGGCCCGGCGCGAAGGGCGACGGATCGTCACCAGGGATCGCGACCTCGCGAGTCGGAGTCCCGACGCGATCTTGCTCGACGGCCGAACGATCGAGACACAGCTCTCGGCGCTGTCGGCGGCGGGCTTCGAACTCGCCGTCGATGACGAACCCGCATACTGTGGCGACTGCAACGGCCGACTGGACGCCGTCGACGCCGACCACTCGACGCCCGACGACGCACCGGAGCCCGACGAGACGAACGTGTGGCGCTGTCGAGCCTGCGGACAGCACTTCTGGCAGGGCAGTCACTGGGACGACGTGGCCGAGACGATCGCCGGGATCGAGGACTGA
- a CDS encoding GNAT family N-acetyltransferase yields the protein MSIRRAASADKPAIRDVARRSLQASYSLGPHAITSAIEEWYGEERLDETLSDDGRVLLVAVEDEQVVGFSESTLAGAEIGTLLWLHVDPAYRGHGIASELFEATRTELESLGAERIHGRVLSDNADGNAFYRSKGFEPAGEETVEIDGRSYVEQRYVETSPSGREPIETDGTTVFVDHDATEKGSVDAFHLVYRDQAGGDLYGYYCANCSTLANAMDAMGRIECDNCGNARKPTRWDAAYL from the coding sequence ATGTCGATCAGAAGAGCGGCGTCCGCAGACAAGCCCGCGATCCGCGACGTTGCCCGACGGTCGTTACAGGCGTCGTACTCGCTCGGACCGCACGCGATCACGAGCGCGATCGAGGAGTGGTACGGCGAGGAGCGACTCGACGAGACGCTGTCCGACGACGGCCGCGTGTTGCTGGTCGCCGTCGAAGACGAACAGGTCGTCGGGTTCTCCGAAAGTACGCTGGCCGGCGCAGAGATCGGGACGCTCCTCTGGTTGCACGTCGACCCGGCCTACCGAGGTCACGGCATCGCCTCGGAGCTGTTCGAGGCGACGAGGACGGAACTCGAATCACTCGGTGCCGAACGGATCCACGGACGCGTGCTCTCGGACAACGCCGACGGAAACGCGTTCTACCGTTCGAAGGGCTTCGAGCCTGCCGGCGAGGAGACCGTCGAGATCGACGGGCGAAGCTACGTCGAGCAACGCTACGTCGAGACCAGCCCGAGCGGTCGCGAGCCCATCGAGACCGACGGTACCACCGTGTTCGTCGACCACGACGCGACCGAGAAGGGCTCTGTCGACGCCTTCCACCTGGTGTACCGAGACCAGGCGGGCGGCGATCTGTACGGGTACTACTGTGCGAACTGTAGCACGCTCGCGAACGCGATGGACGCGATGGGACGGATCGAGTGTGACAACTGCGGCAACGCCCGCAAGCCCACGCGCTGGGACGCCGCGTACCTCTAG
- a CDS encoding transcriptional regulator: MREASRTTRQRIADRLRAEALAAGAIAREFEIRTSDALDHVEHIARSLESTDEQLLVAPPACEECGFDDFDDLTNRPSRCPECKSEAISEPAYRIE, encoded by the coding sequence ATGCGCGAGGCAAGTCGGACGACGCGCCAGCGCATCGCCGACCGACTCCGGGCCGAGGCGCTCGCCGCGGGCGCAATCGCTCGAGAGTTCGAAATACGGACCAGCGACGCGCTCGATCACGTCGAACACATCGCTCGCTCGCTGGAGTCGACAGACGAGCAGTTGCTCGTCGCACCGCCGGCCTGCGAAGAGTGTGGATTCGACGACTTCGACGATCTGACCAACCGACCCAGCAGGTGCCCCGAGTGCAAGAGCGAGGCGATCTCCGAGCCCGCCTATCGCATCGAGTGA
- a CDS encoding LysE family translocator yields the protein MELFVTLLGGVVFGLALAAPPGPMNAVIAEESVLRGWHAGFRAGLGAMIADLAFLGLAIVGLVTVVRDNPDVETAMLAVGGLLMLYFAVGAVDDAQTFVGDDPGDGNGFWKAFLLALTNPYQVVFWLTVGVGLLEPGRLDVLAPLPVVGPSLAERVVVQTGHPVLLVGLFAGIVLWITSFPAALVGARERVERLAPAVAWLSALVLAGFGGLFLVEAVGRL from the coding sequence GTGGAACTGTTCGTGACACTGCTTGGCGGTGTCGTGTTCGGACTCGCGCTGGCGGCCCCGCCCGGACCCATGAACGCCGTGATCGCCGAGGAGAGCGTCCTCCGAGGGTGGCACGCCGGCTTCCGGGCCGGCCTCGGCGCGATGATCGCCGATCTGGCCTTTCTGGGCCTCGCGATCGTCGGTCTGGTGACGGTCGTGCGCGACAACCCCGACGTGGAGACGGCGATGCTCGCGGTCGGCGGTCTGTTGATGCTGTACTTCGCGGTGGGTGCGGTCGACGACGCACAGACGTTCGTCGGCGACGATCCGGGGGACGGAAACGGGTTCTGGAAGGCGTTCCTGCTGGCGCTGACGAACCCCTATCAGGTGGTGTTCTGGCTGACCGTCGGCGTCGGACTGCTGGAGCCGGGCCGACTGGACGTGCTGGCACCGCTTCCCGTCGTCGGCCCGTCGCTGGCAGAGCGGGTCGTCGTCCAGACCGGCCACCCCGTCCTGCTGGTCGGGCTGTTCGCGGGCATCGTACTGTGGATCACGAGCTTTCCCGCGGCGCTCGTGGGAGCGCGAGAGCGTGTCGAACGGCTCGCACCGGCGGTGGCGTGGCTCTCGGCGCTCGTGCTTGCGGGCTTCGGTGGCCTCTTTCTCGTCGAAGCCGTAGGCCGGCTCTAG